A genomic region of Colletotrichum destructivum chromosome 1, complete sequence contains the following coding sequences:
- a CDS encoding Putative Chromo-like domain superfamily protein — MERQSVDQSSSDNDASMTEWQVERIQRHSVLRDAIYYHVVWKPTWESEDKLQHMLPDIIAWNTCHRYPESIRRPSNQFDPTLEHWSGKVIGRKEVDGLAYYKIQWEATMEPEANLENAKGLVRKYWDTFYKA; from the coding sequence ATGGAAAGACAATCAGTCGACCAAAGCAGCAGCGATAATGACGCATCCATGACCGAGTGGCAAGTGGAACGTATCCAAAGACACAGCGTTCTTCGTGATGCAATCTACTACCACGTGGTTTGGAAACCAACCTGGGAATCCGAAGATAAACTTCAACACATGCTACCCGACATCATCGCTTGGAACACTTGCCATCGCTATCCTGAATCCATAAGAAGACCGTCAAATCAGTTTGACCCTACTCTGGAGCACTGGTCGGGAAAGGTCATCGGGAGAAAAGAGGTGGACGGCTTGGCTTACTACAAGATCCAGTGGGAAGCGACCATGGAGCCGGAAGCCAATCTAGAGAATGCAAAAGGCCTCGTGAGGAAATATTGGGATACATTCTACAAAGCCTAG